From Sphingopyxis sp. MWB1, a single genomic window includes:
- a CDS encoding DUF3035 domain-containing protein: MNRTKIILAASLAAVSLSACGSNNLFSRDRPDEFAVSRQAPLVVPPDYSLTPPAPGSAIPGGESTAEQTLRALFGGPAPRSATESAIIGQADGDRADPGVRSDVGSPQTQVVDKGLVVRDILAAPQGDGRDASAAIPGA; this comes from the coding sequence GTGAACCGGACCAAGATCATCCTCGCCGCCTCGCTCGCCGCCGTCTCGCTGTCGGCATGCGGGTCGAACAATTTGTTCAGCCGCGACCGGCCCGATGAATTTGCCGTGTCGCGTCAGGCACCGCTCGTCGTGCCGCCCGATTATTCGCTGACCCCGCCCGCGCCCGGATCGGCGATCCCCGGCGGCGAATCGACCGCGGAGCAGACGCTTCGTGCGCTCTTCGGCGGCCCCGCCCCGCGCAGCGCGACCGAAAGCGCGATCATCGGTCAGGCCGATGGCGACCGCGCCGACCCCGGCGTGCGCAGCGATGTCGGCAGCCCCCAGACGCAGGTTGTCGATAAAGGCCTCGTCGTCCGCGACATCCTCGCCGCCCCCCAGGGCGACGGCCGCGACGCCAGCGCCGCCATTCCGGGGGCATAA
- the lspA gene encoding signal peptidase II: protein MTQSRSPYLRFGLLVAAFAFILDQVAKWVIIVPLGLEAKRVIELVPIFNLTWAENCGISLSMFASCTDTTRWTLVAVTALVAGLVAVWMSREQAKGDVVALALILGGALGNIVDRVRHGFVVDYADLHFGDFRPFMIFNVADACITIGVLLLVARALLLGEKTPPADKSAASH from the coding sequence ATGACCCAGTCGCGTTCGCCCTATCTTCGCTTTGGCCTGCTCGTTGCCGCCTTCGCCTTCATCCTCGATCAGGTGGCCAAATGGGTCATCATCGTGCCCCTGGGGCTGGAGGCAAAAAGGGTGATCGAGCTTGTCCCGATCTTCAACCTGACCTGGGCGGAAAATTGCGGCATTTCGCTGTCGATGTTCGCCAGCTGTACCGACACGACGCGCTGGACGCTGGTCGCGGTTACCGCGCTCGTCGCCGGGCTGGTGGCGGTGTGGATGAGCCGGGAACAGGCCAAGGGCGATGTCGTCGCGCTCGCGCTGATATTGGGCGGCGCGCTCGGCAATATCGTCGACCGGGTCCGCCATGGCTTTGTCGTCGATTATGCCGATCTGCACTTTGGCGATTTCCGCCCCTTCATGATCTTTAACGTCGCCGATGCCTGCATCACCATTGGCGTGCTTTTGCTGGTTGCGCGCGCGCTGCTCTTGGGCGAAAAGACGCCCCCGGCGGACAAAAGCGCCGCAAGCCATTAA